Proteins from a single region of Cytophagaceae bacterium:
- a CDS encoding SDR family oxidoreductase: MKVLFIGGTGNISTPVSELAIAKGIDLYHLNRGNREPILGVKNIVCDIENAIEAEKALNTHEWDVVVNWIAFTPKQVQRDIQLFAGKTRQYVFISSASCYEKPPTNYIITESTPLKNPHWQYSRDKIACEDLLVKAFREHNFPMTIIRPSHTYYSVFPLSLAGWTEYTAVDRMRKGLPIVVQGDGTSLWTVTHARDFAKAFVGMMGRPSAIGEAYHITSDEVLTWNQIYTQLADAAGVKADIMHVPSRKIIQYADENGFESEEGGLWGDKSHCAIFDNSKIKRLVPDYVATIPFAEGIKETLAWFEADPARMIINPQTNKLLDGLIAKWG; this comes from the coding sequence ATGAAAGTTTTATTTATAGGTGGCACCGGAAATATAAGCACCCCGGTGAGCGAGTTGGCAATTGCAAAGGGGATAGATTTGTATCATCTTAACCGTGGAAATCGCGAGCCAATTTTGGGTGTCAAAAACATCGTTTGTGATATCGAAAATGCCATTGAGGCCGAAAAAGCATTAAATACGCACGAGTGGGACGTGGTGGTCAACTGGATTGCCTTTACGCCTAAGCAGGTGCAGCGGGACATCCAGCTTTTCGCCGGGAAAACCCGGCAGTATGTATTCATCAGCTCGGCGTCGTGCTATGAAAAGCCACCTACCAATTATATCATTACCGAGTCAACACCACTCAAAAACCCTCATTGGCAATATTCCCGTGATAAGATTGCCTGTGAAGATTTATTGGTAAAAGCCTTTCGGGAGCATAATTTCCCGATGACCATCATCAGGCCATCGCATACATATTATTCGGTTTTTCCGCTCTCATTGGCGGGCTGGACAGAGTACACCGCTGTGGATCGTATGCGTAAAGGCCTTCCCATTGTGGTGCAAGGCGACGGCACCTCACTGTGGACCGTTACCCATGCACGTGATTTTGCCAAGGCTTTTGTGGGTATGATGGGCCGCCCGTCAGCGATTGGGGAGGCCTACCACATTACTTCTGACGAGGTATTGACCTGGAACCAAATATACACCCAGTTGGCCGATGCCGCAGGGGTAAAGGCCGACATCATGCATGTACCTTCCAGGAAAATCATCCAATATGCTGATGAGAACGGTTTTGAGTCGGAAGAAGGCGGCCTTTGGGGCGACAAATCACATTGTGCGATTTTTGACAACAGTAAAATCAAACGACTGGTACCTGACTACGTGGCCACCATACCTTTTGCCGAAGGCATCAAAGAAACTCTTGCCTGGTTTGAAGCCGACCCCGCCCGAATGATCATTAACCCTCAGACCAATAAGCTGTTGGATGGCTTGATAGCGAAGTGGGGGTGA
- a CDS encoding Txe/YoeB family addiction module toxin: MDLSWDIAAWEDYVYWTKIDKKVQKRINELIRETLRTPFEGKGKPEPLKGNFSGYWSRRITDEHRLVYKVLDQRIHIIQCRFHY, translated from the coding sequence ATGGACTTGTCCTGGGATATTGCAGCTTGGGAAGACTACGTGTATTGGACCAAGATTGACAAAAAAGTACAAAAAAGAATCAACGAACTTATCAGAGAGACATTAAGAACGCCATTTGAAGGTAAAGGAAAACCCGAACCCCTGAAAGGAAACTTTAGTGGCTACTGGTCAAGAAGAATCACCGACGAACACCGCCTGGTTTACAAAGTTTTAGACCAAAGAATACATATTATTCAGTGTAGGTTTCATTATTGA
- a CDS encoding metallophosphoesterase has translation MTSRRSFLRSIGVSSAFLLNGGAISAAEYLAGRSKVKFRFVVASDGHYGQPNTDFDGFHNTLIQKVNAFNQQQKVDFAIINGDLFHDKTELLPQVKQKLDGLAVPYYVTRGNHDHVSDEGWAEVWKMPLNHSFIHKNNAFILGDTSNIKGEYLMPNLNWMRAELEMAKSQKNTFIFLHIPQIPWVEHCIDSPELIKLFAEYPNIKAVFHGHIHSLDGIKKHQSISYLFDAHFGGNWGTEYRGFRVVEVMKDNSILTYMMNPEVRIGEEKI, from the coding sequence ATGACCTCAAGACGCTCATTTCTTCGCTCAATCGGTGTAAGTAGTGCATTTTTGTTAAATGGCGGTGCTATCTCGGCTGCCGAATATCTGGCGGGAAGGAGCAAAGTGAAGTTTCGGTTTGTGGTGGCCTCAGATGGTCATTATGGCCAACCCAACACCGATTTTGATGGCTTTCATAATACCCTCATCCAAAAAGTAAATGCCTTTAACCAGCAGCAAAAAGTAGATTTTGCTATCATTAACGGCGACCTTTTTCATGATAAAACTGAGCTATTACCACAGGTAAAACAAAAACTCGATGGTCTGGCTGTACCCTACTATGTAACTCGTGGTAACCACGACCATGTAAGTGATGAAGGATGGGCCGAAGTATGGAAAATGCCATTAAACCATAGCTTTATACATAAAAACAATGCCTTCATTCTGGGTGATACATCCAACATAAAAGGTGAATATCTGATGCCCAACCTCAACTGGATGCGAGCTGAGCTGGAAATGGCTAAAAGTCAGAAAAACACCTTTATTTTCCTGCATATACCTCAGATACCTTGGGTGGAGCATTGCATAGATAGCCCCGAACTTATCAAACTTTTTGCTGAATACCCCAACATCAAGGCGGTTTTTCACGGGCATATTCACTCACTCGATGGCATCAAAAAACACCAGAGCATCAGTTATCTTTTTGATGCCCACTTTGGCGGAAACTGGGGCACCGAATACCGCGGTTTCCGTGTGGTAGAAGTCATGAAAGACAATAGTATTTTGACTTATATGATGAATCCAGAAGTACGGATTGGGGAGGAGAAGATATAG
- a CDS encoding type II toxin-antitoxin system Phd/YefM family antitoxin yields MEVVNYTEFRLNLKNSLDAVTQDAQTIIINRGKNDNAVLLSLKEYNSMLETIHLSSSEKNLQRLNEAIEREKTGVFETHNLID; encoded by the coding sequence ATGGAAGTGGTTAATTACACCGAATTCAGGTTAAATCTAAAAAATAGCCTGGATGCTGTTACACAAGATGCTCAAACGATAATTATCAACAGAGGGAAAAATGATAATGCGGTATTGCTATCCCTGAAAGAGTATAATTCCATGCTCGAAACCATTCATTTGTCAAGTAGTGAGAAAAACCTTCAACGCTTAAATGAAGCCATAGAAAGAGAAAAAACAGGAGTATTTGAAACCCACAATTTGATAGACTGA
- a CDS encoding type II toxin-antitoxin system VapB family antitoxin → MLTNIDIDDRKVKEIMTMMNIKTKKEAVNTAIDEFLRALSAKELLKLKGSNAWEGNLDEMRRD, encoded by the coding sequence ATGCTTACTAACATTGATATTGACGATCGGAAAGTAAAAGAAATCATGACGATGATGAATATAAAAACTAAAAAAGAAGCCGTAAATACAGCTATCGATGAGTTTTTGAGAGCTTTGTCTGCCAAAGAATTATTAAAACTTAAAGGTTCCAATGCCTGGGAAGGAAATCTGGATGAAATGCGTAGGGATTGA
- a CDS encoding PIN domain-containing protein, producing MEYAIFDTSVWINFSRGFENKETALLEKYLSEYPDLIILTPTIIQEFLMGLKTEKHLIQFEIHFKRLTILEDNWLENSVAAAKLYFNLRKKGISVRKSTDCLIAQFAIKNNFLLVHNDTDFDLIAKGTNLKTIIL from the coding sequence ATGGAATACGCAATTTTTGATACTTCAGTTTGGATAAATTTCTCCAGAGGATTTGAAAATAAAGAAACTGCTCTGCTAGAAAAATACCTTTCAGAATACCCCGATTTAATAATTCTAACTCCAACAATTATTCAGGAATTTCTGATGGGCTTAAAAACCGAAAAACATCTTATCCAATTTGAAATTCATTTTAAAAGGTTGACCATTTTAGAGGATAACTGGCTTGAAAACTCAGTTGCCGCCGCCAAACTATACTTCAACCTTCGTAAAAAAGGAATAAGTGTTAGAAAAAGTACTGACTGCCTTATCGCCCAATTTGCCATTAAAAATAATTTCTTGTTGGTTCACAATGACACCGACTTTGATTTGATTGCCAAAGGCACAAACCTAAAAACTATTATTTTATAA